The genomic stretch CTGATTATGATTGGTCAGACTCTGATTCCTCTGATTCCTCTgattcacacattcacaaacCAAAAATAAGGGTTTTAGGTCAAAAAGTTAAAGcctttatttcaaaaatgaaacctCAATGTGTTGAAGAACCTGCTACATCTACGAGCAGTTACTTTAATTCAGAAAGCTCCGACTCATCTAATGGCACAATAAAACCGAGGTTTATTGACACAGAGTTAAAATATTCACCTCCACCaataccaccaccaccacctgctACTGAACTGGAGAACGCTGTGTCACTTTCATTGTCTAGGCTGTTGTTTGAGatcttttattattcaaataatGACTCTCTCGATTGGATGTGTGATAGTTATAGAACATTCTATCCTCTGCTCTTATCTGCCTGTGAAGATATAGAAGTTCGGATGGATCTTACATACGTCAAAAATAAACTCCACAAGCGTATTTTCAAGGACCTGTATAAAATATGGGAATCACCTGGTTTCATAAGGTTCTTGATGGTTTTCGAAGGCAGAATAATCACTGACACAATTGTGGGCCTGTATGTAAAATATTTGAGTCAAAGAGGATGTGtgaaaaagcttttcaaaacCTTGCTGTCTTATATTACCGATAAATCTCTtaagatttttaagaaaatatctcCACTGGGTTTTTCATGCTCTCGGTCTATTCCAGCAACAACAGCACAATCTCTACCTACTCGTGAATGCGTGTCAGATCTGAGATGGCTGCACTATAAAGAGTACAAATTCTGGAAGAGACATACCGAGGACTCTAAAAATAGGACCCAGTGcctctttaactttaaaaagtatttaaatgattgtttaaaaaaatgtggatcaGATTAGAAAAGGATGAatggatttaataaaaaaaaaaaaaaagattgaacaAAAATGGTAGGTTTATTTATGGGTTTAGTGACCAAATTAGTCAGTGAAATTTTAATCCACTTTGTTTAAACCAAAAAAGGGTAGGGTTCTACAGTCTGTGTAGGTATGTTATTTAGAAATCACGTGGCCAGTCTAAATGTATTCTGTGGGTTGGAAAATCTACTAACTAATTCAACTTAGCACACTGGCTTGTTTGATCTAGGTTAGAGTTTGTGATAATTGGTGGTTAGCAGTCCCCTTACAGttcagttcaattcagtttaatttatatagcctaatatcacaaagaaaaagttgcctcattgggcttcaaggCGGTAAGTTTACAGATGTagaaaaattgtccaaaaaaactggaaaaatagctaaagactaaataaaactggttatccctgcccttagaccctccctcccggtaaggaaaaactcctaaaaaaacctgagtcaggaaataaaagaaaccttagggattcccacatgagggagagatcctatcgcaggacggacaggcgataccagaactgataaatcaaatcaaactttataaaAGAGCGCTTTTCATGCTTGCACAGCTCAAAGCACTGtacagttaaaaacagaaataagaaaataaaccaaataaaNNNNNNNNNNNNNNNNNNNNNNNNNNNNNNNNNNNNNNNNNNNNNNNNNNNNNNNNNNNNNNNNNNNNNNNNNNNNNNNNNNNNNNNNNNNNNNNNNGACCCAGCTCAGCCACAGGGGCATCGCCACAGTGCCCACCCCAACCAGGACATCAGTGGGGTCCACTCCACAAGCTGCAAAGTCAGACCCCAACCACGACCATGTCCCAGACAGAACCGGTAATCCCTGGTATAAAGAATCCCCAAAGGGAAACACCAGtgaataaaaccttaaaataaagataataaaacGTCATAcgtaaaatgtatgtaaaaacataaaagaaaatatcaataaatgcacaaaataaaatgagatgctgataatatatatatatatatatatatatatatatatatatatatatatataaaacgtGATTaacaatacataaataaatataatttaagacTATCTCAAACCATGTTAAAAAGGTgggtcttgagcctcttcttaaaaacctgtaagaaaaattagcttctacaactatgtatttaaatagagttcatttagatagagctgagggacgagtgatgattaagtgtACAGTCAAGacgaagcagaagtgcagtcctctgatcctagctatattgtgtaggtaaaaaaaatgcagttttacaagattagattagattagattagattagatcaggTTAGGATAagaaacctttattagtcccacaatggggaaattgcaatatgCAACAGCAATTGTAAAGCTTTTGATATGTGAGcctaaaatgataaaatcctgGACAAATAAAACCCTCAACCCAGTTAAAAGGTTCCTGGTTCCAAACCTCTCTGGGTCTTCTGTGGGTTTGCATTTTCTCTGGCCTCCAGTTTCTTTCAactttcccccccaaaaaacctcatcCAGGTATTTGATGAGTCTAAATGTTaaagtgcaaaaatgtattcttttggTTTCCCACTgacattttattacatttttgcttcatgTTTTTCCCCTCCGttaaccgccaccttaacgtggtggaggggtttgagtgcttgagtgatccCAGGGGCTAACCTGTCTGGGGCTTTTGCCCCTGATAGGGTCTCTCAtgggtgacgagccagactaagagcggttcagaacctCCTTCACATCTCAAGATTTCGTTACATTTCCCGGATTGGTGTCACATGGGCTCCACTCAGGAGACACGCCTAGAGTTGGTGCTTACAGGCAGCCAGCCACCTGGTGACCgtggctcctcccacgggcctAGCCCAAAGAAATGATGCCCGTGTCATTTCTTTAGGCTaggcccgtgggaggagccactCTCCCGTGGACCCGtcacctgcaggagagctcaaTCCGTGATTCTTACGGATCACTAGCTGCAGTTTGCGTTTATACGCGTGTACTGCGAACCCCCCTCTTCCCCCACACACGTCACAGATGATGAgtgatcaggtttatttattttgaagagctgtaCAAAAGCATTGGTACATGTGTGTGGGCCTATGAAGTGATCCAGAGAAGAGCAGCAGCCGTCCCGACAGGAGAAACCGGTGGGAGGGGCTTTTATTACAGCAGGGGGCACAGTAAAAGAATGAAAGTAGTAAATTCTAACATCCCCtacttttcttccttttttaaactataactTTTCCCCCTTATTAAGATGCAATGTCTGAAACACTTTGTGTatatgggttttttttctttgtatgagAATATTTTGAGTCCAAAGACGtaattagtgttttgcttttgtaaatTGGTCTTAGTGAGCAAATACTTTGAGTGTGGgtgtatacattttaaaatactttattttttaaattaaatataataaatttagggctgcatggtggcgcagtggttagcgctcttgcctcacagctagaaggccccggtttcgactcccggctggcacctttctgtgtggagtttggatgttctccccgtgcatgcgtgggttttcaccggggactccggcttcctcccaccatccaaaaacattcttcataggttcattggtgactctaaattgcccctaggtgtgaatgtgagagtggatgtgtgtgtgattgaggccctgagacagactggagacctgtccagggtgtgccccgccttcgcccatcagcagctgggataggctccggcaccctgcgaccccgaaagggacaaagcggtcaggaagatggatggatggataataaatttaatattaaatcttttttttgtttgtttttttctgttgattcaGATTGCCAACCTCATTTGATTCAAGTGTTGCTTTAATGACAGAAACTAATGAAAGAAATAAGCTGCATAATTcattaagtaagggataatacccgacgaagtgtgcgttatgagaaattaacgcgaagcggaggacggtttaggcctccgcgtcgtgcgttaatttctcataatgcactcttcggagggtattatcccgcttataccatggtcatttacaaaataaataaacattcaatcaatatttagtactttattcttgttatttctttggtttagctcattttttcacacaaagcggactatttgatccgtgatgcggtttgttgtcacggggaaatggaacacggcatgaagccggaagccgttacagacctcagccgcagcggtaaagtgtcgctgtcttgaaagaaagacccggacaaattaggatatttttcatcttttctgacgttaatccttcagtgagcagctagaacataaacagaacacaatcagcttctgtcgGTGTTTCATTccacggcaggttcgttcttttgagctgctctaaaatgagaaactccctcttgtggtgaaacagaagaccaCACCTtgatgtcgagtggtgttttattagaaggagaataaccaatttgtcaatattaatttaccttacaaaaggagaggaatataaatgctggtcgctacaataagttaaataaagcatcagttcagagagaaagttcatccattactgcttgttttgtccagacaatgaaggaaaatgtgttttaaagaagcctgcgcagtgatatcgaacgtttggtctgtgtgaccggaacttcttttttaggtgtgcgttattactgtgcattatcactttttaatgcacacccagcagccaatcagaatcgagtattcacccagaccatggtataaaggtttaataaaccatcatcttaattgtctttatttttagtgaacATGTAGTTTACGCACTTCAATGTTAAAACTAATAAtgcttaagatgtttttttacatctaGTTTTATGTATGAGTCAATTCATACATAAACCAACAATGAACCAACCAAACAGTGTTTATGGAATTGTCTTTTATGCATTTCTGCTTCAATTCAGGAATGGAAAATTCCTGAATTTTAGAGTTAGAAAATATCCCACTCCGTCACAGTAGGTGGCGGTATTGCGCGTTGACGTTCGTGCCGTCCGCCATTTAAACCCTAAGAAGAAGACTTGCGCAGTCATTTCCCCTTAGTATACTAGCCGCCCCGTGGCTACTTCGTCAAAAAATCTAAGTTTCTGTTCTCTAAAGGTTTGAACCTTTATCAATTTActggttttttttaatgttgattgGATGTATTCTTACCATGTTGTGTGATTGGATGCTGCGTTACTTTGTTATGCTAGCGCCGTTAGCTTTTGTGTTCTAGCCTTTAGCttaagctaaaaacaaacaggctgtcagtttttttttctggtcataCAGGATTTACAGTGTATGCAAGGATCTTGTAATACCGGGTTTTATATCTCAAACAAACCCGGATTTAGGTCTTCCTTCATCTATCATTGTCTTCAAGAACCACCAACGAAACGaaaaaagtttcatcttttttgttactaaaaaaatagagagagtagtattttttctcattatgggaGTCTCTGATAAAGAAAGAATTCCTTGCATTTCTTTTTGGTCACAGATTCCATTCTTTTTACATCCTGAGAACAGGAACTGCTGTAAACACTTATGAATGGACCTGAAGGCATCCCTCAACATGTTGAACTTTCTTCTCCATTTTCACGAGCACTACAATGAAAACCAAGCAAAAATCCTCAATCAACTTTTCCATAAAATTGTGCAGATGTTGCCGTTTCCCTCCtctagtttttctgttttttgtggtgTTGCTTTTGAGCATCATCCTGTTTTCCTACAAAGTTCTATATGTCTCAATGagataaaagtgcaaaaatatttatcaaaggAAGTAATGTCAACAGCTAGTTTACACTAAATGTTCGAATCAAGTCAAAGTGCTGAGTGAATGTGGAGCCATAGACCAAAATATTCCACTGACCTCAAGACCGACAGGACGCTGTCCAGCTTTTTCCTTTGTATGTGAAGGTGCATGTTTCAATGTCTCATCATGAGCTAGTGATAAGCAAATgtaatctttgttttaaaaccGAAGAAGAGTTTGTGCAAACTAGTGATCATAAACTAACATTGCATGGTATGACTGGTTGGACCTGTATCTGTTTTTGGTCCAAGGGATATTTGTAACCTATCAAGCTTGTCAAATGTGTAATCGCCGGTGTACAGGGGAGAATTTAAAGCAACTTTTAGAAGTTTCATGATAAAAATTGAGAAAGGAAATGCTTTAATAGACAAAATCTGGTTTAGGATATTGTAGTGGTCAAATACTCGTATGCACCATGACAGCAATAGGATGGGGTCAAGACAGTTTCAGTTATCTATTCTGCACAAAGCAAACCACTGCAGCAGCTCACATAAGCCAAAGCAACCCCAGATACTTGAATGCACCTACACAActggtgtaggtagcagatgtcaTCGGCCTGCTGCAAAATCGGCTCCGGGGGTTGCGGCTTGATTACGtataagattgtgattggtccggaccattagaccactgtcacgtgacacggggaaggacacacttccgccataacaatgcacgggCTCTTCCCGAGTAAAGaaccgaggaggtccgaacaaatacgttaagaatcacaaaagggaCGCTATATTTGCAATCaaccgcaaaaaccttgacaacgaaataatTCAATCGAGGCGAATTATCACAGGAgaatgatcgttattttaatagagtaattttttcaaaatacatccTGGCagtgttgaacttctttctggtcgcacggaccggatgaagtcccgctggaatatgcagctcacgttctgctcagtgacataaacactgagGAGAACAGCCATTAGTGAAGGGgctgtcaatgccaaaataataaataatagcctCACATATTATACTTTATCAATAAAGTGGATTCCCATTTGCCACAATATTCTGAAATAagataaaattcaaaatatacatTCATGTGTCCTTTGAAATCTTCTGCTGCAGAAGGCCTCTGTCCTGACTCTGTAACCTGAACCTAATAATTTTCAGCAAACTTTGTTCACAGATTTagtcagacaaagaaaaaggtcagaaaagaaaagttaaccttcacattttttttatcacattatGGATTGGTAATTCTTAACCAAGTTGTCATTCGTTATTTTATTGACTttcttgtttagaaaaaaaaccaaaaaacattcAGTTCTCCATAAAACACTCAATGAAGTGGTTTTGTTGAGACGGCTGTATCTATGAGATATACAAAAGACAACAATTCTTCTTGTTaccaaatcattttaaatgaagaatTGGACAGATTCAAAgacaataattttaaatgtacttattctagggctgccacaattagacgactaattgactattaaaatagtcgacgactaatttattagttgattagtcgttactttgtattatatggagtcagagtgtagtaaagttgaaggTTATGTGGGGCATTATACAagctttttttggtcttttttggcactttttaagttttttaggctaatttgaaggctaatattttagctggctatcagcttcagtgttttcagctatcaatttcagcatcttcagcttacagcattcacactagctggtaatgctatatatctagtttttagttaggccaatgatggttgagatgtgtgttttacgtCCACTTTGTGCACGACCCAATTAGTggactaatcaaaaaaaataattggtgattagtcgactattaaaataattgtttgtggcagcactaatttcttaaataatttactggtacagtgtttgttttgttttggatctGTGGGTAATTTCTCATCAATGCAACCCTCATAAATCCTCATTGGTTCTTCTCCATCTGCTCTTTCACATGGAGTGGTGCAGGGTAGAGGGGTTTTCCTGAAGCACATGCGCTGTACTGATGACCTCAATCTGTTTCTGCAGGTCTTCCATTTTACATCACGCTGGGCTTGTATTGTGAGGATGAGGAGTGGATCTGGATGGAGGATGTGGTTCTGCACTGTCCGCCTCAATCAGACGATGGGCTCAGCTCCATATTGGAGTTGACTGAGAAGCTCCTTGAACCTTTCCCCTGTCGCTCTCCTCCACTCTTTAGGCCGTGGTTCACAGACAGCCGGCTCCCCATCAGACCGGCAAGGCCAGCTCCTGTCAttcctgcagcagaggagaCCTTCTCAGCAACACAGCCCAGCACCAAAAACACTTCAGAGAACGGCCATGCAGACAGGATAGGCGCAGAAAATCATCAGAGTCCACGACCACAGCGGAGCAAGGACACATTGTGTGTCTCTGAGACACCAGATCATCTCCTCTGTACACGCGGAAATCAAGAACGCGTGCCCATCAGGCGGTCTTGGAGCATTGTCCCGCAGAGAGAACTGTTACCCCACTCTCATCTGCTCTCCAAACAGTTTGATTCCATGGTTTCCATCCACAGACTCCACCTCCGGCAGAGGGCCAAGTGGGTGATAACCAAACACAACTGTGGGAACGTGGAGAAGGTTGGTGAAGATCAGGGAAACGGTCAGCTCTTTGCTGGTTTCAGACGAAGGGTAAATATTCCTCTGCATGACACTGTTGCTGTGTTGATCATCAGATGTCAGCATTCAAGCTAAACCCAGAGATGAACTGCCTAAACTGTGGCTGCTGCCTTCAGAGGGTGCCACGCCGAGTAATCTGCCTTCATTCCTTCTTCTCTCACTTTAAGCTGCGCTCACAACACCCTCCACAACGGGCGTTCAAGCAATCACTTCCAATGTGTGAATGTCTGTACATTCCAGCTTCTGCCTTCAAAACTTCACCTGTTGCCACTCAGGTTTTTACGACCGTCATCAGGCTCCACTTACAAAACGCCTGGCcattaaatgcacatttaatgttaaaccaggttgaactttaaCCAGTCTGGgccttggatttggtagtgatgtttgAAAATCTGTGACAGAGAAGAAATGAATGTTTGCATTTCTTGTCTGGCTAGATTCTTTCATATTGGGAAGagatctgtgaaagaaaaatctggagcaagattcatgagattggTGATTGGTGTGTCACATGCCCACTGTAGTGTGAACATCACTTTCTTTCCATCCATGGAACCCCCTGCAGTGCTGTCAAATCTAGCTGTCACTCACAAAACCCccgtttctgtctttttttacagataaaagGATCAGcgtttttagagtttagatcaggggtctcaaacttgcGGCCCACGGGCCATTCGTGGcccccaagtcaatattttgtgcCCCCTGCCTTAATGTAAAAGTTTAATGTCTACTAAAGAATATCTACTTattgtccacgcttctttgataatagctttttatttgctttatgtttaaaactttacatttgtcaTTGTcattggatctggtcgtcagaaaagcccttagcaacagttgctagcgtcattagctcctgtcgtttcacagaagGTTAaggttaatgatggttaagatgtgtgttttacatccagtttatccatgatctgattagtcgacttcttcttttccttNNNNNNNNNNNNNNNNNNNNNNNNNNNNNNNNNNNNNNNNNNNNNNNNNNNNNNNNNNNNNNNNNNNNNNNNNNNNNNNNNNNNNNNNNNNNNNNNNNNNNNNNNNNNNNNNNNNNNNNNNNNNNNNNNNNNNNNNNNNNNNNNNNNNNNNNNNNNNNNNNNNNNNNNNNNNNNNNNNNNNNNNNNNNNNNNNNNNNNNNNNNNNNNNNNNNNNNNNNNNNNNNNNNNNNNNNNNNNNNNNNNNNNNNNNNNNNNNNNNNNNNNNNNNNNNNNNNNNNNNNNNNNNNNNNNNNNNNNNNNNNNNNNNNNNNNNNNNNNNNNNNNNNNNNNNNNNNNNNNNNNNNNNNNNNNNNNNNNNNNNNNNNNNNNNNNNNNNNNNNNNNNNNNNNNNNNNNNNNNNNNNNNNNNNNNNNNNNNNNNNNNNNNNNNNNNNNNNNNNNNNNNNNNNNNNNNNNNNNNNNNNNNNNNNNNNNNNNNNNNNNNNNNNNNNNNNNNNNNNNNNNNNNNNNNNNNNNNNNNNNNNNNNNNNNNNNNNNNNNNNNNNNNNNNNNNNNNNNNNNNNNNNNNNNNNNNNNNNNNNNNNNNNNNNNNNNNNNNNNNNNNNNNNNNNNNNNNNNNNNNNNNNNNNNNNNNNNNNNNNNNNNNNNNNNNNNNNNNNNNNNNNNNNNNNNNNNNNNNNNNNNNNNNNNNNNNNNNNNNNNNNNNNNNNNNNNNNNNNNNNNNNNNNNNNNNNNNNNNNNNNNNNNNNNNNNNNNNNNNNNNNNNNNNNNNNNNNNNNNNNNNNNNNNNNNNNNNNNNNNNNNNNNNNNNNNNNNNNNNNNNNNNNNNNNNNNNNNNNNNNNNNNNNNNNNNNNNNNNNNNNNNNNNNNNNNNNNNNNNNNNNNNNNNNNNNNNNNNNNNNNNNNNNNNNNNNNNNNNNNNNNNNNNNNNNNNNNNNNNNNNNNNNNNNNNNNNNNNNNNNNNNNNNNNNNNNNNNNNNNNNNNNNNNNNNNNNNNNNNNNNNNNNNNNNNNNNNNNNNNNNNNNNNNNNNNNNNNNNNNNN from Oryzias melastigma strain HK-1 linkage group LG9, ASM292280v2, whole genome shotgun sequence encodes the following:
- the zgc:101664 gene encoding shieldin complex subunit 3 isoform X2 gives rise to the protein MEDVVLHCPPQSDDGLSSILELTEKLLEPFPCRSPPLFRPWFTDSRLPIRPARPAPVIPAAEETFSATQPSTKNTSENGHADRIGAENHQSPRPQRSKDTLCVSETPDHLLCTRGNQERVPIRRSWSIVPQRELLPHSHLLSKQFDSMVSIHRLHLRQRAKWVITKHNCGNVEKVWRALNRSIRSARLPTCNANIQRERAEIWVFCDVRYAEQVGRLLKEELELSGRILLSVHRLRNIFSM
- the zgc:101664 gene encoding shieldin complex subunit 3 isoform X1; amino-acid sequence: MEDVVLHCPPQSDDGLSSILELTEKLLEPFPCRSPPLFRPWFTDSRLPIRPARPAPVIPAAEETFSATQPSTKNTSENGHADRIGAENHQSPRPQRSKDTLCVSETPDHLLCTRGNQERVPIRRSWSIVPQRELLPHSHLLSKQFDSMVSIHRLHLRQRAKWVITKHNCGNVEKVGEDQGNGQLFAGFRRRVWRALNRSIRSARLPTCNANIQRERAEIWVFCDVRYAEQVGRLLKEELELSGRILLSVHRLRNIFSM